The following proteins are co-located in the Flavobacterium sp. CECT 9288 genome:
- a CDS encoding PorP/SprF family type IX secretion system membrane protein, translating into MKNIFFSFCFFFCLLQTIHSQDNGVVSFNIPVRNSLKFHKFLINPAFSFAREQNSYATIFNKREWVQFENAPQTYLASYSGRFGENQGIGIGLFQQNYGVLTTFGGVANFAQNVYLSEDNNLTFGLNLGFYKSGINTGKVVSNYTDPALGLVPSNSLLVVSPGINYGTAFFDFGLALNNAVLYNLETSQMVQDDPQRALQAHIMYTGFIDSNGFFDRSKFSGLVRTEIKKEQTILSGLMMFSIPNGVWAQAGYNSFHGVSAGIGLNLTSRIALEYNYEKALGNFTQFGPSHEIVLAYKFNGKYSNEDEEEGSILPKLEPKSVPNPPSTPKVTQKSASDIQKENDLKAAKAKAVADAAQKARQDKEAQVKAKAEENRLNREKAIADAAEARAKQLADAKAKVVVPVSAADAKTKLAADAKAKADAEAAKQAAQAKAKSEAENKAKLAADAKAKADAEAVKQAAVAKAKLAADAKAKADAEAAKQAANKPKPEEVAKAKLAADAKAKADAEAAKQAAEAKAKSEAETKAKLAADAKAKADAEAAKQAAEAKAKSEAETKDKLAADAKSKADAEAAKQAAVAKAKSEAETKAKLAADAKTKADAEAAKQAAEAKAKAEAETKAKLAADAKAKADAEAAKQVAEAKAKAEAETKAKLAADAKAKADAEAAKQVAEAKAKSEAETKAKLAADAKAKADAEAAKQAAEAKAKAEAEAKAKLAADAKAKADAEAAKQAAEAKAKAEAEAKAKLAADTKAKADAEAAKQAAEAKARAEAEAKAKLAADAKAKADAEAAKQAAEAKAKAEAEAKAKLAADTKAKADAEAAKQAAEAKARAEAEAKAKLAADAKAKADAEAAKQAAEAKAKAEAEVKAKLAADAKAKADAEAAKQAAEAKAKAEAEAKAKLAADAKAKADAEAAKQAAEAKAKAEAEAKAKLAADAKAKADAEAAKQAAEAKARAEADAKAKLAADAKAKADAEAAKQAAEAKAKAEAEAKAKLAADAKAKADAEAAKQAAEAKAKAEAKAKLAADAKAKADAEAAKQAAEAKAKAEAEAKARLEADAKAKADAEAQAKLAALNKPKDENSKSMDKIAETLDMAGKTQQQLLSQLNEKVKLKEKELQDLKTENDLSDKGIASAPKPFKSAAAQNAELDNLKAEIAIVNQNQNQLLSNFKALYEERIKKVPNKNDALTLSYLQSIEQLKAEQAKAELSNKNLLATLEQIKVDTEIEKKRRIKRANFQNEDDRFARDQETLKRIKETTKLSATPLKPEDFDFGNEQLNMQIIKNIKNVETGYYIVYAVHADVAKRDAFLTKTVAAGENKVNFFFDVKSSNYFIYTTRFDNLDEATKTIESRGSKPYNAKMVVIKVEN; encoded by the coding sequence ATGAAAAATATTTTTTTTAGTTTTTGTTTTTTTTTCTGTTTACTTCAGACTATCCATTCACAAGATAATGGTGTGGTCTCTTTCAATATACCAGTTAGAAATTCACTTAAGTTTCATAAATTTTTAATCAATCCTGCTTTTAGTTTTGCTAGGGAGCAAAACTCATACGCGACCATTTTTAACAAACGGGAATGGGTACAATTTGAAAATGCGCCGCAAACCTATTTGGCTAGTTATTCTGGACGTTTTGGTGAAAATCAAGGAATTGGTATAGGATTGTTTCAACAAAATTATGGCGTACTTACAACATTTGGTGGAGTGGCCAACTTTGCACAAAATGTATATCTCAGTGAAGACAATAATCTTACTTTTGGTTTAAATCTAGGTTTTTATAAAAGTGGAATTAATACAGGTAAAGTAGTTAGTAATTATACCGACCCTGCATTAGGATTAGTTCCTTCAAATTCATTACTAGTTGTAAGTCCAGGGATCAACTACGGAACCGCTTTTTTTGATTTTGGACTTGCTCTAAACAATGCGGTTCTGTATAATTTAGAAACATCACAAATGGTGCAAGATGACCCACAACGAGCACTACAAGCACATATAATGTATACGGGTTTTATAGACAGTAATGGTTTCTTTGATCGAAGTAAATTTTCGGGTCTTGTTCGTACTGAGATTAAAAAAGAACAAACTATACTTTCTGGTTTAATGATGTTCAGTATTCCTAACGGAGTTTGGGCACAAGCAGGTTACAATTCATTTCACGGTGTTTCAGCGGGGATAGGACTTAATCTTACATCCAGAATTGCTTTGGAATATAACTATGAAAAAGCATTGGGTAATTTTACTCAATTTGGACCTTCGCATGAAATTGTTTTAGCCTACAAGTTCAATGGCAAGTATAGTAATGAGGATGAGGAAGAAGGTTCGATACTCCCTAAATTAGAACCTAAATCGGTTCCAAATCCACCGTCAACACCTAAAGTGACACAAAAATCAGCTTCAGATATACAAAAAGAAAATGATTTAAAAGCTGCTAAGGCTAAAGCCGTAGCAGATGCTGCTCAAAAAGCCAGACAAGATAAAGAAGCACAAGTTAAAGCAAAAGCAGAAGAGAATAGATTGAACCGTGAGAAAGCAATTGCTGATGCTGCTGAAGCAAGAGCCAAACAATTGGCTGATGCCAAGGCTAAAGTAGTTGTTCCTGTTTCTGCGGCAGATGCAAAAACAAAACTAGCTGCAGATGCAAAAGCGAAAGCGGATGCTGAGGCAGCCAAACAAGCTGCGCAAGCTAAGGCAAAATCAGAAGCAGAAAACAAAGCGAAACTAGCTGCTGATGCCAAAGCCAAAGCTGATGCTGAAGCTGTGAAACAAGCAGCAGTTGCTAAAGCCAAACTAGCCGCCGATGCTAAAGCGAAAGCAGATGCCGAAGCTGCTAAACAAGCTGCAAATAAACCTAAACCTGAAGAGGTTGCCAAAGCCAAATTAGCCGCAGATGCTAAAGCGAAAGCAGATGCTGAAGCTGCGAAACAAGCTGCTGAAGCTAAAGCCAAATCAGAAGCCGAAACGAAAGCTAAATTAGCTGCAGATGCTAAAGCGAAAGCAGATGCTGAAGCTGCGAAACAAGCTGCTGAAGCTAAAGCAAAATCAGAAGCGGAAACCAAAGACAAATTAGCTGCAGATGCTAAATCGAAAGCAGATGCTGAAGCTGCGAAACAAGCAGCAGTTGCTAAAGCAAAATCAGAAGCCGAAACGAAAGCGAAGTTGGCTGCAGATGCTAAAACGAAAGCAGATGCTGAAGCTGCCAAACAAGCTGCTGAAGCTAAAGCCAAAGCAGAAGCCGAAACGAAAGCTAAATTAGCTGCAGATGCTAAAGCGAAAGCAGACGCCGAAGCTGCGAAACAAGTTGCTGAAGCTAAAGCAAAAGCAGAAGCCGAAACGAAAGCGAAGTTAGCTGCAGATGCTAAAGCGAAAGCAGACGCCGAAGCTGCGAAACAAGTTGCTGAAGCTAAAGCAAAATCAGAAGCCGAAACGAAAGCGAAGTTAGCCGCAGACGCTAAAGCGAAAGCAGACGCTGAAGCTGCAAAACAAGCTGCTGAAGCCAAAGCCAAAGCAGAAGCAGAGGCCAAAGCGAAGTTAGCTGCAGATGCTAAAGCGAAAGCAGATGCCGAAGCTGCAAAACAAGCTGCTGAAGCTAAAGCCAAAGCAGAAGCAGAGGCCAAAGCGAAGTTAGCTGCAGACACTAAAGCGAAAGCAGACGCCGAAGCTGCGAAACAAGCTGCTGAAGCCAAAGCCAGAGCAGAAGCAGAGGCCAAAGCGAAGTTAGCTGCAGATGCTAAAGCGAAAGCAGACGCCGAAGCTGCGAAACAAGCTGCTGAAGCCAAAGCCAAAGCAGAAGCAGAGGCCAAAGCGAAGTTAGCTGCAGACACTAAAGCGAAAGCAGACGCCGAAGCTGCGAAACAAGCTGCTGAAGCCAAAGCCAGAGCAGAAGCAGAGGCCAAAGCGAAGTTAGCTGCAGATGCTAAAGCGAAAGCAGACGCCGAAGCTGCGAAACAAGCTGCTGAAGCCAAAGCCAAAGCAGAAGCAGAGGTCAAAGCGAAGTTAGCTGCAGATGCTAAAGCGAAAGCAGATGCCGAAGCTGCGAAACAAGCTGCTGAAGCCAAAGCCAAAGCAGAAGCAGAGGCCAAAGCGAAGTTAGCTGCAGATGCTAAAGCGAAAGCAGATGCCGAAGCTGCAAAACAAGCTGCTGAAGCCAAAGCCAAAGCAGAAGCAGAGGCCAAAGCGAAGTTAGCTGCAGATGCTAAAGCGAAAGCAGATGCCGAAGCTGCAAAACAAGCTGCTGAAGCCAAAGCCAGAGCAGAAGCAGATGCCAAAGCGAAGTTAGCTGCAGATGCTAAAGCGAAAGCAGACGCCGAAGCTGCGAAACAAGCTGCTGAAGCCAAAGCCAAAGCAGAAGCAGAGGCCAAAGCGAAGTTAGCTGCAGATGCTAAAGCGAAAGCAGATGCCGAAGCTGCGAAACAAGCTGCTGAAGCCAAAGCCAAAGCAGAGGCCAAAGCGAAGTTAGCTGCAGATGCTAAAGCGAAAGCAGATGCCGAAGCTGCAAAACAAGCTGCTGAAGCTAAAGCCAAAGCAGAAGCAGAGGCCAAAGCAAGACTAGAAGCCGACGCAAAAGCAAAAGCAGATGCCGAAGCTCAAGCTAAGTTGGCCGCTCTAAATAAACCTAAGGATGAGAATTCCAAATCAATGGATAAAATTGCCGAGACTCTTGATATGGCCGGTAAAACACAACAACAATTATTGTCTCAGTTGAACGAGAAAGTGAAACTGAAAGAGAAAGAACTCCAGGATTTAAAAACGGAAAACGATTTAAGTGATAAAGGAATTGCGAGTGCCCCAAAACCATTTAAGAGCGCCGCTGCTCAAAATGCTGAGCTTGATAACTTAAAAGCAGAAATTGCAATAGTAAATCAAAATCAGAATCAATTATTGAGTAACTTTAAGGCATTGTATGAAGAGCGTATTAAAAAAGTGCCAAACAAGAACGATGCCCTTACTTTAAGCTACTTGCAAAGTATAGAGCAATTAAAAGCAGAGCAAGCAAAAGCGGAATTGTCTAACAAAAACTTGTTAGCTACGCTAGAACAAATTAAAGTAGATACAGAAATAGAGAAAAAACGCCGTATCAAGCGTGCGAATTTCCAGAATGAAGACGATCGTTTTGCCAGAGATCAGGAAACCTTAAAACGTATTAAGGAGACAACTAAACTCAGTGCAACACCATTGAAACCAGAAGATTTTGATTTTGGTAACGAGCAGTTGAACATGCAGATTATCAAGAACATTAAAAATGTGGAAACAGGATATTATATAGTGTATGCGGTTCATGCAGACGTTGCAAAACGTGATGCATTCTTAACCAAAACGGTTGCGGCAGGAGAAAATAAGGTGAATTTCTTCTTTGATGTGAAGTCTTCTAATTATTTCATCTATACCACACGTTTTGATAATTTAGATGAGGCGACTAAAACAATAGAGTCAAGAGGAAGCAAGCCGTACAATGCCAAAATGGTTGTTATAAAAGTTGAAAATTAA